The following proteins are co-located in the Labrys monachus genome:
- a CDS encoding MFS transporter — protein MPIASRRPFGQNYAFVVIGVIFLSLLVAAGLRAAPGLLIQPLEHAFGWSRDVISASAAVGILLYGLVGPFAAALMNRLGVRQMLVAALLLMAGSIGLSLLMTQSWQLFATWGVLSGVGSGFVATVLGATVVNRWFVTNRGLMMGLLSASTATGTLIFQPGLAKLGEIGGWQWIVAAVALGCAALVPLVLLLVPNQPSDIGQRPFGADPSTPIAPVPVRPGLFDASIGALLRASRTKAFWYLFATFFICGFTTNGLVGTHLISFCGDRGIAEVQAAGLMAMMGVFDLFGTTASGWLTDRFDPRKLLFFYYGLRGLALIYLPFTDFSIYSLSIFGVFYGLDWIATVPPTLRLTNEAFGERDAPVVFGWIAAGHQIGAACAAALAGYLRVLQGSYVEAFILSGLTGLVAAVIALLIARRRSEPALA, from the coding sequence ATGCCTATAGCAAGCCGCCGGCCTTTCGGCCAGAACTATGCCTTCGTCGTCATCGGCGTGATTTTCCTCTCGCTGCTGGTGGCGGCGGGCCTCAGGGCCGCGCCGGGCCTTCTCATCCAGCCGCTGGAACACGCCTTCGGCTGGAGCCGCGACGTCATTTCCGCCTCCGCCGCCGTCGGCATCCTGCTCTACGGCCTCGTGGGCCCGTTCGCGGCGGCGCTGATGAACAGGCTCGGCGTGCGCCAGATGCTGGTCGCCGCGCTGCTCCTGATGGCCGGCTCGATCGGTCTCAGCCTGCTGATGACCCAGTCCTGGCAGCTTTTCGCCACCTGGGGCGTGCTTTCGGGCGTCGGATCGGGCTTCGTCGCCACCGTACTCGGCGCCACGGTCGTCAACCGGTGGTTCGTCACCAATCGCGGCCTGATGATGGGGCTGCTGTCGGCCAGCACGGCGACCGGCACGCTGATCTTCCAGCCCGGCCTCGCCAAGCTCGGCGAGATCGGCGGCTGGCAGTGGATCGTGGCGGCGGTGGCGCTCGGCTGCGCGGCCCTCGTCCCGCTCGTCCTCCTGCTGGTGCCGAACCAGCCGAGCGACATCGGGCAGCGCCCCTTCGGCGCCGATCCGTCGACGCCGATCGCGCCCGTCCCCGTCCGCCCCGGCCTGTTCGACGCCTCCATCGGCGCCCTGCTGCGCGCCTCGCGCACCAAGGCGTTCTGGTATCTATTCGCCACCTTCTTCATCTGCGGCTTCACCACCAACGGCCTCGTCGGCACGCATCTCATCTCCTTCTGCGGCGACCGCGGCATCGCCGAGGTGCAGGCGGCCGGCCTGATGGCGATGATGGGGGTGTTCGACCTGTTCGGCACCACGGCCTCGGGCTGGCTGACCGACCGCTTCGATCCCCGCAAGCTGCTGTTCTTCTATTACGGCCTGCGCGGGCTGGCGCTGATCTACCTGCCTTTCACCGATTTCTCGATCTACAGCCTGTCGATCTTCGGCGTCTTCTACGGCCTCGACTGGATCGCCACCGTGCCGCCGACCCTGCGCCTGACCAACGAGGCGTTCGGCGAGCGCGATGCGCCCGTCGTGTTCGGCTGGATCGCGGCGGGCCACCAGATCGGGGCGGCCTGCGCCGCCGCGCTCGCCGGCTATCTGAGGGTGCTGCAGGGCAGCTATGTCGAGGCCTTCATCCTGTCTGGCCTCACGGGACTGGTGGCGGCGGTCATCGCCCTGCTCATCGCCCGCCGCCGCAGCGAGCCCGCCCTTGCGTGA
- the dhaL gene encoding dihydroxyacetone kinase subunit DhaL, which yields MDQQTREHLVRGVSAVVSDHAEELTALDRAIGDGDHGINLKRGFDAVAAELPALAAKPLPEMLKTIGTTLVMKVGGASGPLFGTFFLELAKNLPPEPDRAALVQATAKAAAAVKARGRSEPGQKTLLDVLFPVQAVLEAGGSGDAVKAEAAAAAERTVPLLATRGRASFLGERSVGHMDPGARSSSLIIAAVVDALAAQETRR from the coding sequence ATGGATCAGCAGACCAGGGAGCATCTCGTTCGTGGTGTGTCGGCCGTCGTGTCCGATCACGCCGAGGAACTGACGGCGCTCGACCGCGCCATCGGCGACGGCGACCACGGCATCAATCTCAAGCGCGGCTTCGATGCGGTCGCGGCGGAGCTTCCCGCTTTGGCCGCCAAGCCGCTGCCGGAGATGCTCAAGACCATCGGCACCACGCTGGTGATGAAGGTGGGCGGCGCTTCCGGCCCGCTCTTCGGCACGTTCTTCCTGGAACTGGCCAAGAACCTGCCGCCGGAGCCCGACCGCGCCGCCCTCGTGCAGGCGACGGCGAAGGCCGCCGCCGCCGTCAAGGCGCGCGGCCGTTCCGAGCCCGGCCAGAAGACCCTGCTCGACGTGCTCTTTCCCGTCCAGGCGGTGCTGGAGGCCGGCGGCTCGGGCGATGCGGTCAAGGCCGAGGCCGCCGCCGCCGCGGAACGGACGGTGCCGCTGCTGGCGACCCGCGGGCGCGCCTCCTTCCTCGGCGAGCGTTCCGTCGGCCATATGGATCCGGGCGCCCGCTCTTCCTCGCTGATCATCGCCGCCGTCGTCGATGCCTTGGCGGCGCAGGAAACACGCCGATGA
- a CDS encoding HPr family phosphocarrier protein, whose product MADTDDALKGTAELINAVGLHARPSVKFTQLAKSFLSTIEFSLQADGPWIDAKSPAKVMRARVPKGAVLHLAARGPDAEEALAAMQALIAARFGEE is encoded by the coding sequence ATGGCGGACACGGATGATGCTTTGAAGGGAACGGCCGAATTGATCAATGCGGTCGGGTTGCATGCGCGTCCGAGCGTGAAGTTCACCCAGCTCGCCAAAAGCTTCCTGTCGACGATCGAATTCTCCCTCCAGGCGGACGGCCCGTGGATCGACGCCAAGAGTCCCGCCAAAGTGATGCGGGCGAGGGTGCCCAAGGGCGCCGTCCTCCATCTCGCCGCCAGGGGCCCCGATGCCGAAGAGGCGCTCGCCGCGATGCAGGCGCTGATCGCCGCCCGGTTCGGCGAGGAGTGA
- a CDS encoding putative PEP-binding protein: protein MDLAPGHGGNGSSLPVERRLTGRPASPGLAAGPVFVDGPEIPAAAAPIGGDAEALRRAIGAAAAELAALAAGLGGEEADILGFQIAMLEDGALSEGAFDAISAGMPADHAWRSALDAEILDYEASEDPTFRARGADFADMRDRVLAHLAGTAGRRNVPAGSIYVAEDIAPSLFLSVDWSGGGIALAAGSPFSHVAMLARSRGVPMVTGLGRIDAAAAAIVDGAAGEVTLDPGAGSLAALAEGLAASRRAKAGEDALIRRPALLQDGTRIEVLLNVGRPEDLEGLDPGVCDGIGLVRTEFLFRPGHPLPGEDEQLAAYSRIAAWAEGRPVTIRTVDVGGDKPVEGLTAEGETNPFLGLRGLRLSLSRPEAFRVQLRALARAGAEHDIRVMLPMVTVPAEFDQAAALLDEEVAALARLGLPRRRPPLGIMVEVPAAALGAARFGADFYSIGSNDLTQYTMAAARDSAAVAGLNDTGDPAVLELMARTVAAGRTRHVPVSICGDAAADTGLLPQLLGIGLRCLSVAPMAVGRVKAAIAGLAHV, encoded by the coding sequence ATGGACTTGGCTCCGGGACATGGCGGAAACGGCAGCAGCCTGCCGGTCGAGCGGCGGCTGACCGGCCGTCCGGCCTCGCCCGGGCTCGCCGCCGGTCCCGTTTTCGTCGACGGGCCGGAGATACCGGCCGCTGCGGCGCCGATCGGCGGGGACGCCGAAGCGCTGCGGCGGGCGATCGGCGCGGCGGCTGCCGAGCTCGCCGCCCTCGCTGCGGGGCTCGGCGGCGAAGAGGCCGACATTCTCGGCTTCCAGATCGCCATGCTCGAGGACGGCGCCCTCTCCGAAGGCGCCTTCGATGCGATTTCCGCCGGCATGCCCGCCGATCACGCCTGGCGTTCGGCGCTCGATGCGGAAATCCTCGATTACGAGGCGAGCGAGGATCCGACGTTCCGCGCCCGCGGCGCCGACTTCGCCGACATGCGGGATCGGGTGCTGGCGCATCTGGCCGGGACCGCCGGCCGGCGGAACGTTCCCGCCGGCTCGATCTACGTCGCCGAGGACATCGCACCTTCGCTGTTCCTGTCGGTCGACTGGAGCGGCGGCGGCATCGCCCTGGCCGCCGGTTCGCCCTTCTCCCATGTCGCGATGCTGGCGCGCAGCCGCGGCGTTCCCATGGTGACAGGGCTCGGCAGGATCGATGCGGCCGCGGCGGCCATCGTCGACGGCGCCGCCGGCGAGGTCACGCTGGATCCGGGCGCCGGCAGCCTCGCCGCCCTGGCGGAGGGCCTGGCGGCCTCCCGGCGGGCCAAGGCCGGGGAGGACGCGCTGATCCGCCGCCCGGCCCTGCTGCAGGACGGCACCCGGATCGAGGTGCTGCTCAATGTCGGCCGTCCGGAGGACCTCGAAGGCCTCGATCCGGGCGTATGCGATGGCATCGGCCTGGTCCGCACCGAGTTTCTCTTCCGGCCCGGCCATCCCCTGCCGGGCGAGGACGAGCAGCTCGCCGCCTATTCCCGCATCGCGGCCTGGGCGGAAGGAAGGCCGGTCACCATCCGCACCGTGGATGTCGGCGGCGACAAGCCGGTCGAAGGCCTGACGGCGGAGGGAGAGACCAATCCCTTTCTCGGCCTTCGCGGCCTGCGGCTGTCGCTGTCGCGGCCGGAGGCGTTCCGGGTGCAGCTGCGGGCGCTGGCCCGGGCCGGCGCGGAGCACGATATCCGGGTGATGCTGCCGATGGTGACCGTTCCCGCCGAGTTCGACCAGGCCGCCGCCCTCCTCGACGAAGAGGTCGCGGCGCTGGCCCGCCTCGGCCTGCCCCGCCGCCGGCCGCCTCTCGGCATCATGGTGGAGGTACCCGCCGCCGCCCTGGGCGCGGCCCGGTTCGGGGCGGATTTCTATTCGATCGGCTCCAACGACCTGACGCAATATACGATGGCCGCCGCCCGGGACAGCGCCGCCGTCGCCGGCCTCAACGACACGGGCGATCCGGCGGTGCTCGAACTGATGGCCCGGACCGTCGCCGCCGGCCGGACGCGCCACGTTCCCGTCTCTATATGCGGCGACGCCGCGGCCGATACCGGCCTGCTGCCGCAGCTTCTCGGCATCGGGCTGAGATGCCTTTCCGTGGCGCCGATGGCGGTCGGGCGGGTCAAGGCGGCAATCGCGGGATTGGCCCATGTTTGA
- a CDS encoding aldehyde dehydrogenase family protein has translation MTLHARNFIAGEWVAASDLAPDVNPSNTAEIIGHFPRATKADTEKAIAAARAAAPAWGRSTPQERHDVLRRISDEILARKDELGAILSREEGKTLPEGIGEVVRAGQIFGFFAGEALRLSGELLGSVRPGVGVEITREPVGVVGLITPWNFPAAIPSWKIAPALCYGNTVIIKPADLVPATAHAIGEIIARSGVPAGVFNLVMGRGSVVGETLLTSPDVDAISFTGSVSTGRKIAATCIAASPMKKIQLEMGGKNPFVVLDDADLKVAVEACANGAFFSTGQRCTASSRLIVTDGIHDAFVEALVERLKGLKVDDAMKAGTHIGPVVDQSQLDQDLSYIKIGRDEGATLAYGGELVSRDAPGFYLTPALFTGATNEMRISREEIFGPVAAVVRVKDYEEALAAANDTEFGLSAGIATTSLKHATHFKRNVQAGMVMVNLPTAGVDYHVPFGGRKGSSYGPREQGRYAVEFYTTVKTAYTLA, from the coding sequence ATGACACTTCACGCACGAAACTTCATTGCCGGCGAGTGGGTTGCCGCTTCCGATCTCGCTCCCGACGTGAACCCATCCAACACGGCCGAGATCATCGGCCATTTCCCGCGTGCCACGAAGGCCGATACCGAAAAGGCGATCGCCGCCGCGCGGGCCGCCGCCCCGGCCTGGGGCCGCTCGACGCCGCAGGAGCGCCACGACGTGCTCCGCCGCATCAGCGACGAGATCCTCGCCCGCAAGGACGAACTCGGCGCCATTCTTTCGCGCGAGGAAGGCAAGACGCTGCCCGAGGGCATCGGCGAAGTGGTACGCGCCGGACAGATCTTCGGCTTCTTCGCCGGCGAGGCCCTGCGCCTGTCGGGCGAGCTCCTCGGATCGGTGCGCCCGGGCGTGGGCGTCGAGATCACGCGCGAGCCCGTGGGCGTCGTCGGCCTCATCACGCCGTGGAATTTCCCGGCCGCCATTCCGTCCTGGAAGATCGCGCCGGCGCTCTGCTACGGCAACACCGTCATCATCAAGCCGGCTGACCTCGTGCCCGCCACCGCCCATGCGATCGGCGAGATCATCGCGCGGTCCGGCGTGCCGGCAGGCGTCTTCAACCTCGTCATGGGCCGCGGCTCGGTTGTCGGCGAGACGCTGCTGACCTCGCCGGACGTCGATGCGATCTCCTTCACCGGATCGGTGTCGACCGGCCGCAAGATCGCGGCGACCTGCATCGCCGCCTCGCCGATGAAGAAGATCCAGCTCGAAATGGGCGGCAAGAACCCCTTCGTCGTGCTCGACGATGCCGATCTCAAGGTCGCGGTGGAAGCCTGCGCCAACGGCGCCTTCTTCTCGACCGGCCAGCGCTGCACGGCGTCTTCCCGCCTGATCGTCACCGACGGCATTCACGATGCCTTCGTCGAAGCCCTCGTCGAGCGCCTGAAGGGCCTCAAGGTCGACGATGCCATGAAGGCCGGTACCCATATCGGACCCGTCGTCGACCAGAGCCAGCTCGACCAGGACCTCTCCTACATCAAGATCGGCCGCGACGAGGGCGCGACCCTCGCCTATGGCGGCGAACTGGTCAGCCGCGACGCGCCGGGCTTCTACCTGACGCCGGCTCTCTTCACCGGCGCCACCAACGAGATGCGGATTTCACGCGAAGAAATCTTCGGCCCGGTGGCCGCGGTCGTCCGCGTCAAGGATTATGAGGAAGCGCTGGCGGCGGCCAACGATACCGAGTTCGGCCTCTCGGCCGGCATCGCCACCACCAGCCTGAAACATGCGACGCATTTCAAGCGCAACGTCCAGGCCGGCATGGTGATGGTGAACCTGCCGACCGCGGGCGTCGACTATCACGTGCCGTTCGGCGGCCGCAAGGGATCGAGCTACGGCCCGCGCGAGCAGGGCCGCTATGCGGTGGAGTTCTACACCACCGTCAAGACGGCCTATACGCTCGCCTGA
- the dhaM gene encoding dihydroxyacetone kinase phosphoryl donor subunit DhaM, which produces MSVSVVVVSHSPKVAEGAADMARQMVGEGVKLAWTGGDPDGGLGTDVAAIVAAIESVWSPDGVAVLVDLGGAETNAEMAIEQIDEHKRDLVVICNAPIVEGAVIAATEASGGSSLAAVRDAAEDFYG; this is translated from the coding sequence ATGAGCGTCAGCGTCGTCGTGGTTTCCCATTCGCCCAAGGTCGCCGAAGGCGCCGCCGACATGGCGCGCCAGATGGTCGGCGAGGGCGTGAAGCTGGCCTGGACGGGCGGCGATCCGGATGGCGGCCTCGGCACGGACGTCGCCGCCATCGTCGCGGCGATCGAGAGCGTGTGGTCGCCGGACGGCGTCGCGGTGCTGGTCGATCTCGGCGGGGCGGAGACCAATGCGGAGATGGCGATCGAGCAGATCGACGAGCACAAGCGCGACCTTGTCGTCATCTGCAACGCGCCGATCGTCGAAGGCGCGGTGATCGCGGCGACCGAGGCTTCGGGCGGTTCTTCACTCGCCGCGGTGCGCGATGCCGCGGAGGATTTCTACGGATAG
- a CDS encoding extensin-like domain-containing protein — protein sequence MLRRVAYPLVLGIGLGSLAGCGSLFDLEEREPWRAQVEAQCLASGEVHESAGIRITRSIEGPGVCGVDHPFRVSALDTGGASGPSYASLRPQQPSRQAPAPAYAPMPTPYSPPATAQPGLLPPAAVPTDQTGALGDAPTALPYSPAPAQPLPGAVQVADGGPFSVSLDRSLVLSCSMIPALTQWLAQDVQPAALVNFGSPIVEMTTFGSYSCRRRDNRSVGRMSEHAFANAVDVKGFKLADGRETRIVSGWRGSPQEQAFWRDIAYGGCRRFTTVLGPGTSDGMHENHLHLDLARHSAARLVHICRPRVPAGWVATAQRRGMAQPEPEFTGSIQEPMGSEDDE from the coding sequence ATGTTGCGTCGCGTTGCGTATCCCCTCGTTCTGGGCATCGGTCTCGGAAGCCTCGCCGGTTGCGGCTCGCTCTTCGATCTGGAGGAGCGCGAGCCCTGGCGCGCCCAGGTCGAGGCGCAGTGCCTGGCATCGGGCGAGGTCCATGAAAGCGCCGGCATCCGCATCACCCGGTCGATCGAGGGGCCGGGGGTGTGCGGCGTCGACCATCCCTTCCGCGTCTCGGCCCTCGACACGGGCGGTGCTTCCGGTCCGTCCTACGCGTCGCTGCGACCACAGCAGCCCTCCCGACAGGCGCCCGCACCGGCCTATGCCCCGATGCCCACGCCCTATTCGCCGCCTGCGACCGCCCAGCCGGGCCTGCTGCCGCCGGCCGCCGTCCCGACCGATCAGACCGGCGCGCTGGGCGATGCCCCGACCGCCCTGCCCTATTCGCCGGCCCCGGCACAGCCCCTGCCCGGCGCCGTGCAAGTGGCGGATGGCGGGCCGTTCTCCGTCTCGCTCGACCGCAGCCTCGTCCTGTCCTGCTCGATGATCCCGGCGCTCACCCAATGGCTGGCGCAGGACGTTCAGCCGGCCGCCCTCGTCAATTTCGGCTCGCCCATCGTCGAGATGACCACTTTTGGAAGCTATTCGTGCCGCCGCCGCGACAATCGCAGCGTCGGGCGCATGTCGGAGCACGCTTTCGCCAACGCCGTCGACGTCAAGGGCTTCAAGCTGGCCGACGGGCGGGAGACCCGGATCGTCAGCGGATGGCGTGGATCGCCGCAGGAGCAGGCCTTCTGGCGCGATATCGCCTATGGCGGCTGCCGTAGATTCACCACCGTGCTCGGCCCCGGCACCTCGGACGGGATGCACGAGAACCATCTTCATCTCGACCTCGCCCGCCACAGCGCCGCGAGGCTGGTCCATATCTGCCGCCCGCGCGTGCCCGCCGGCTGGGTCGCCACCGCGCAACGCCGGGGCATGGCCCAGCCCGAGCCGGAGTTCACCGGCTCGATCCAGGAGCCGATGGGCAGCGAGGATGACGAATAA
- the dhaK gene encoding dihydroxyacetone kinase subunit DhaK: MKKLINAVDDVLAQSLDGFAAAHADIVVLGEERKFVRRRHGRPGKVSLVSGGGSGHEPLHAGFVGLGMLDAACPGQVFTSPTPDQMLAAMEAVDGGAGTLLIVKNYEGDVMNFAMAAEMAPGPVESLILNDDVAVENSTWTAGRRGVAGTLVVEKVVGAAAEHGQSLSELRKLGERVNAHTRSMGVALAPCTVPAAGKPTFSLAEDEMEMGVGIHGEPGRRRVKLASADAIADEMLTAIVADLSLKAASEVLLFVNGFGATPLMELYLMADRARRWLDAKGIKAVRFLTGSYVTSLDMAGCSITVSVLDDHARRLWDAPVHTPALRWGA; the protein is encoded by the coding sequence ATGAAGAAACTGATCAATGCGGTCGACGACGTCCTCGCCCAGAGCCTGGACGGCTTCGCCGCCGCCCATGCCGACATCGTCGTGCTCGGCGAGGAACGCAAATTCGTGCGCCGGCGCCACGGCCGGCCGGGCAAGGTCAGCCTGGTATCGGGCGGCGGCTCCGGGCACGAGCCGCTCCATGCCGGCTTCGTCGGGCTGGGCATGCTCGACGCCGCCTGTCCGGGGCAGGTCTTCACCTCGCCCACGCCGGACCAGATGCTGGCGGCGATGGAGGCGGTCGACGGCGGAGCCGGCACGCTTCTCATCGTCAAGAATTACGAAGGCGACGTGATGAATTTCGCCATGGCGGCGGAGATGGCGCCGGGGCCGGTGGAGAGCCTGATCCTCAACGACGACGTGGCGGTCGAGAACTCCACCTGGACGGCCGGACGCAGAGGCGTCGCCGGCACGCTGGTGGTCGAGAAGGTCGTCGGCGCCGCCGCCGAGCACGGCCAGAGCCTGAGCGAACTCAGGAAACTCGGCGAGCGTGTGAACGCCCATACGCGCTCCATGGGGGTGGCGCTGGCGCCCTGCACGGTGCCGGCCGCCGGCAAGCCGACCTTTTCGCTCGCCGAGGACGAGATGGAGATGGGCGTCGGCATCCATGGCGAGCCGGGCCGGCGGCGCGTCAAGCTCGCATCGGCCGATGCCATCGCCGACGAGATGCTCACCGCCATCGTCGCCGACCTCTCCCTCAAGGCGGCGAGCGAAGTGCTGCTCTTCGTCAACGGCTTCGGAGCCACGCCGCTGATGGAGCTCTACCTCATGGCCGACAGGGCCCGGCGGTGGCTCGACGCCAAGGGCATCAAGGCGGTGCGCTTCCTCACCGGCTCCTACGTCACCTCGCTCGACATGGCCGGCTGCTCGATCACCGTCTCGGTGCTCGACGACCATGCCCGGCGCCTGTGGGACGCCCCCGTGCACACGCCGGCTCTGCGCTGGGGCGCGTAG
- a CDS encoding nucleotidyltransferase family protein, translating to MSDDELPLANYVAVVLAGGEARRMGRNKLLMEISARPMIRHVVETVRGVVEQVIVVTGYQSERIAEALARLPVDLVRTDPALGPQAAIVAAFARAAVLPGWRDCEGVLLCVGDQPRLTEREIDGLIQAYRAGDRRRALVPMRGAQRGYPVIVPPDFDVAAVDLSAADVAQRHPERIAVFATRNPVYDSSLDTAEDYRAFFAI from the coding sequence ATGTCGGACGATGAATTGCCTTTGGCAAACTATGTGGCGGTGGTTCTGGCCGGCGGCGAAGCGCGCCGCATGGGCCGCAACAAGCTTCTCATGGAGATCTCGGCACGCCCGATGATCCGCCACGTCGTCGAGACCGTTCGCGGCGTGGTGGAGCAAGTGATCGTCGTGACCGGCTACCAGAGCGAGCGCATCGCCGAGGCGCTGGCTCGCCTGCCCGTCGATCTGGTGAGGACCGACCCGGCCCTGGGACCGCAGGCGGCGATCGTGGCCGCCTTCGCCCGCGCGGCGGTCCTTCCCGGCTGGAGGGACTGCGAGGGCGTCCTGCTTTGCGTGGGCGACCAGCCGCGCCTGACCGAACGCGAGATCGACGGCCTGATCCAGGCCTATCGGGCGGGCGACCGGCGCCGGGCGCTGGTGCCGATGCGCGGCGCACAGCGCGGCTATCCCGTGATCGTGCCGCCGGACTTCGACGTCGCCGCCGTCGATCTGTCCGCCGCCGACGTCGCCCAGCGCCATCCGGAGCGGATCGCGGTGTTCGCCACCCGCAATCCCGTCTACGATTCGAGCCTGGATACCGCGGAAGACTACCGCGCCTTCTTTGCAATATAG
- a CDS encoding fumarylacetoacetate hydrolase family protein, with amino-acid sequence MPISLTPESTLPADGVAGTLIGRVWVPEQDGPSVVVAKGDSLHDITGSFATVRDLCEARNPAQAAKAAPSTEIGTIAEILGNTPLLRRDPRKPWLLAPIDLQSIKAAGVTFVVSMIERVIEERARGNPSAAAAIRAEIVKLVGDDLARLRPGSAEAARLKEVMIGQGVWSQYLEVGIGPDAEIFTKAPPMAAVGTGADAGLHPGSTWNNPEPEVVLAVSSTGKIVGATLGNDVNLRDFEGRSALLLAKAKDNNASAAVGPFLRLFDSTFSLDHVRRAEVTLEVHGPEGYRLVDTSSIAKISRDPGDLVSQMIGANHQYPDGAVLYLGTMFAPVDDRDEAGKGFTHKIGDIVTVSSPGLGALTNRMVRSSEAAPWTYGASHLMRNLAKRGLL; translated from the coding sequence ATGCCTATTTCTCTCACGCCGGAATCGACTCTGCCTGCTGACGGCGTGGCCGGCACGTTGATCGGTCGGGTCTGGGTCCCCGAACAGGACGGGCCTTCCGTGGTGGTGGCCAAAGGCGATTCGCTGCACGACATCACCGGGAGTTTCGCGACGGTTCGCGATCTGTGCGAAGCGCGCAATCCCGCGCAGGCCGCCAAGGCGGCGCCGTCGACCGAAATCGGGACGATCGCCGAGATCCTCGGCAACACCCCCCTGCTCAGGCGGGACCCGCGCAAACCCTGGCTCCTGGCTCCGATCGATCTGCAGTCGATCAAGGCCGCCGGCGTGACGTTCGTCGTCTCGATGATCGAGCGCGTGATCGAGGAGCGGGCGCGCGGCAATCCGAGCGCTGCGGCCGCCATTCGCGCCGAGATCGTGAAGCTGGTGGGCGACGACCTTGCGCGCCTGCGCCCGGGCTCGGCCGAGGCCGCCAGGCTCAAGGAAGTCATGATCGGGCAGGGTGTCTGGTCGCAATATCTCGAGGTCGGCATCGGCCCCGACGCCGAGATCTTCACCAAGGCCCCGCCCATGGCGGCGGTGGGCACCGGCGCCGACGCCGGGCTGCATCCGGGCTCGACCTGGAACAATCCGGAGCCGGAGGTCGTGCTCGCCGTTTCCTCCACCGGCAAGATCGTCGGGGCGACGCTCGGCAACGACGTCAATCTGCGCGACTTCGAAGGCCGTTCGGCCCTGCTGCTCGCCAAGGCCAAGGACAACAACGCGTCGGCCGCCGTGGGGCCCTTCCTGCGCCTGTTCGATTCCACCTTCTCCCTCGACCATGTCCGGCGCGCTGAGGTCACGCTCGAAGTGCATGGCCCGGAGGGCTACCGGCTGGTCGATACGAGCTCGATCGCCAAGATCAGCCGCGATCCCGGCGATCTGGTGTCGCAGATGATCGGCGCCAACCACCAATATCCCGACGGCGCGGTCCTTTATCTCGGCACCATGTTCGCGCCTGTCGACGACCGCGACGAGGCGGGCAAGGGGTTCACCCACAAGATCGGCGACATCGTGACGGTTTCCTCGCCGGGCCTGGGCGCGCTGACCAACCGCATGGTGCGCAGTTCGGAGGCCGCGCCGTGGACCTATGGCGCCAGCCACCTGATGCGCAACCTCGCCAAGCGCGGGCTGCTCTGA
- a CDS encoding TetR/AcrR family transcriptional regulator: MADSDAPAARDTPPPRAAERIRATARDLFYREGVRAVGVDTIVARAGVTKPTLYRCFSSKDELAATYLRDYDAEFWTRFEAAGVDCPDDPRRHILTYLTGLGERAGRSDYRGCGMSNVAVEYPEPDHPARQVAEASKDLLRERLTDMAARMGARNPALLGDGLLLLIEGAFISGQIFHAHGPACSIAAIAEMLIDASLKA, translated from the coding sequence ATGGCAGATTCCGACGCCCCTGCCGCCCGCGATACGCCGCCGCCGCGGGCGGCCGAGCGCATCCGCGCCACCGCCCGCGATCTGTTCTATCGCGAGGGCGTGCGGGCCGTGGGCGTCGACACCATCGTGGCCCGCGCGGGCGTGACCAAGCCGACGCTCTATCGCTGCTTCTCGTCCAAGGACGAGCTCGCCGCGACCTATCTGCGCGACTACGACGCCGAGTTCTGGACACGCTTCGAGGCGGCCGGGGTTGATTGCCCCGACGACCCGCGCCGCCACATCCTCACTTATCTGACGGGGCTCGGCGAGCGTGCCGGCCGCAGCGACTATCGCGGCTGCGGCATGAGCAATGTCGCGGTCGAATATCCCGAGCCGGACCATCCGGCGCGCCAGGTGGCGGAGGCCAGCAAGGATCTGCTGCGCGAGCGCCTCACCGACATGGCGGCCCGCATGGGCGCCAGGAACCCGGCATTGCTGGGCGACGGGCTGCTGCTCCTGATCGAGGGAGCCTTCATCAGCGGGCAGATCTTCCACGCGCACGGCCCGGCATGTTCCATCGCCGCCATCGCGGAAATGTTGATCGATGCGAGCCTGAAGGCGTAA